The following proteins come from a genomic window of Drosophila sulfurigaster albostrigata strain 15112-1811.04 chromosome X, ASM2355843v2, whole genome shotgun sequence:
- the LOC133848961 gene encoding LOW QUALITY PROTEIN: rho GTPase-activating protein 190 (The sequence of the model RefSeq protein was modified relative to this genomic sequence to represent the inferred CDS: substituted 1 base at 1 genomic stop codon), translating into MRQFNISVIGLSGTEKDRGQVGVGKSCLCNRFMRPMADDYFIDHISVLSQSDFSGRIVNNDHFLYWGEVRKTTDEGVEYNFNIIEQTEFMDDSTFQAFKVGKMDPYLKRCTATKVFSAEKLMYICKNQLGIEKEYEQKVMPDGRLSIDGFVVVFDVSPVPNRSVEKQVEFVQNAIANILKNKKPLVLVTTKNDDAYELYVREAEKISQRKDYKSTVQLIETSAHESINIDLAFLMLAQMIDKVKNRVKIISYQESAKSRKELLDIRSEAVTRLIRNQITDYHVLWSQGSKMLSQYREWNEFLNIFGHEAGQKLFRRHMKKLRDDHLNKKLHQYLDKFALALEYLLPDISALNISDDDAWECARNYLQNHIEFEQYFFECPQATWTELLDMDEAEDEARIPFDVLETNEAETVFRNYLNSVQQDKKKIGWKQQFKMLLEESGFVTPGKQLSEVRVLFMGRECFEALSEHDCQQIYDIHQDEIIEKSKQNFVELLLEHAQYFLQFKNVDIITQEDVRQITDVIQEDSRYKMLDRLDQERRVMLVQHLRFIHCPIRDHCPFFNNCVDNLIEEVLSDKSSAGNHKSSHAGGQVGGGWKSTPGSGSDRTLNLLIVGSEHLASDLLNDIRICTGSKGEYIYENQTYYLNYRIANGDMEAFKAIDVYSSGLICVYSNQQSFETLKDNLERTLLCNLELEDKFENLPIVLVYQPQDLKENEVEYLRSEGMRLSEMLHCDFIDHTQNHQKYVYDILNIVILSLKLSEMKSYEPYPSSNHTDLRILVCIYCGDQYDIENIVQPLLAESSLVKANEHCIVVDVFIGDAKRRVEFILSSYHGTNQYRDELIHGYIYIYSAKRRSSLANLNILAAQNANIPLQIVAVTESGGVNAFFNNEICQFLITEGNALADRFKGSFMTFSADQYVKCKCSENAFYFLLYXLYFPFQLPFYNPFLKTAWDNKYEVENLHVEESITLDSGEGTLENSVNQMPRPPPRHESYMLSNTLGTDGSGSENYEMLPTRSLNSLNEERDISLDEIYDDNNEKPKHLHQTDVSGSKDSLATHDAEWLEDKNDPRRSNMNKNSIWNNFSGSTHAYTTGRRHIDSNLNKIRPKGPSQTLKVGEAPSRNCAMSSSTFTLPTQQPGKLNMKNFQLVSDAVAKMNFTSSGSMGESYLGGVGGVGSDGIVGVGVGGDKDAKRYDHAQLDGEDEDSEELAEYEQIYENEDCTESDSCASSTERRVRQQNAYYKANKKAATTKKNKKKKVAIPVQTPRVPPFGSYVSPPEIPSHYQRMAAVAAAGEKKKAEAVPDFMKSDKSPEYSMVPELTAAGIFGAENSPEFNMNAKCLKDFEKLEKRRIKEETARLRKQQEREKEQEKKLKRKLKQNAKGLTETTEAQFGKLMITSDKDEIPIFLIKCVEFIEKEGLDSEGIYRVPGSRAHVDMLFQRFEEDTNTVIDVLDIPVNAVATALKDFFSKRLPPLFSKDIIKELEEIAGSRGVGSSKLNVEVKTDRSCRLIALKSLLQKLPTINFAILKYIFQHFVHVSDNSKLNSMDSKNLAICWWPTLIPIDFTDMGHFEQLRPYLEDIVQTMIDQFPYLFCGKDAFVMV; encoded by the exons ATGCGTCAATTCAACATTTCGGTCATTGGACTATCCGGGACCGAAAAGGATCGCGGCCAGGTGGGCGTGGGCAAGTCATGTTTGTGCAACAGATTTATGCGGCCGATGGCCGACGATTACTTTATCGATCACATATCAGTGCTCAGCCAGAGCGATTTCAGCGGTCGCATCGTGAACAATGATCACTTTCTCTATTGGGGCGAGGTGCGCAAAACGACCGACGAAGGCGTcgaatacaatttcaatatcaTTGAGCAGACCGAGTTCATGGACGATTCGACGTTCCAGGCCTTCAAAGTGGGCAAAATGGATCCATATCTGAAGCGTTGCACCGCCACCAAAGTCTTCTCCGCTGAGAAACTCATGTACATATGCAAAAATCAGCTGGGCATCGAAAAGGAATACGAACAGAAAGTGATGCCCGACGGTCGGCTGAGTATCGATGGCTTCGTCGTTGTCTTCGATGTGAGTCCCGTGCCCAATCGCAGTGTGGAGAAACAGGTGGAGTTTGTCCAGAATGCCATTGCGAATATATTGAAGAACAAGAAACCCCTTGTGCTGGTGACCACAAAGAACGATGATGCCTATGAGCTGTATGTGCGGGAGGCGGAGAAGATCAGTCAACGGAAGGATTACAAGAGTACGGTGCAGTTGATTGAGACATCGGCGCACGAGAGCATCAACATTGATCTCGCATTTCTGATGCTTGCCCAAATGATCGATAAGGTGAAGAATCGCGTCAAGATCATTTCATATCAGGAATCGGCGAAATCACGCAAAGAACTTCTCGACATCCGATCGGAGGCGGTCACGCGGCTGATACGCAATCAAATTACCGATTATCATGTGCTGTGGTCACAGGGCTCCAAGATGCTGTCGCAGTATCGCGAATGGAACGAGTTCCTCAACATTTTTGGACACGAGGCCGGTCAGAAGTTGTTCCGTCGCCACATGAAGAAGCTGCGCGACGATCATCTCAACAAGAAGCTGCATCAATATTTGGATAAGTTTGCATTGGCCCTCGAGTATCTGCTGCCCGATATCAGTGCGCTCAATATTAGCGATGATGATGCGTGGGAATGTGCTCGCAACTATCTGCAGAATCACATTGAGTTCGAGCAGTATTTCTTCGAGTGTCCGCAGGCCACATGGACCGAGCTATTGGACATGGATGAGGCTGAGGATGAGGCGCGTATACCGTTCGATGTCCTCGAGACGAACGAGGCCGAGACCGTCTTCCGCAACTACTTGAACTCGGTGCAGCAGGACAAGAAGAAGATCGG CTGGAAGCAACAGTTCAAGATGCTGCTGGAGGAGTCCGGTTTCGTGACGCCCGGAAAGCAGCTGTCGGAGGTTCGGGTACTGTTCATGGGTCGTGAGTGCTTCGAGGCGCTGTCGGAGCACGATTGCCAACAGATCTACGATATACATCAGGATGAGATCATTGAGAAGAGCAAACAGAATTTcgttgagctgctgctggagcaTGCGCAATACTTTCTGCAGTTCAAGAACGTTGATATCATCACGCAAGAGGATGTCCGGCAAATCACGGATGTGATACAGGAGGATTCGCGTTACAAGATGCTCGATCGCTTGGATCAGGAGCGACGAGTGATGCTGGTGCAGCATTTGCGCTTCATCCATTGCCCCATACGTGATCATTGTCCGTTCTTCAACAATTGCGTTGATAACTTGATCGAGGAGGTGCTCTCCGACAAATCTTCGGCTGGCAATCACAAGTCGTCACATGCTGGGGGACAAGTTGGAGGGGGTTGGAAATCGACACCTGGAAGTGGCAGCGATCGAACATTGAATCTGCTGATCGTGGGCTCGGAGCATTTGGCCAGTGATCTGCTCAACGATATACGCATCTGCACGGGCAGCAAGGGCGAATACATCTACGAGAATCAAACATATTATCTCAACTATCGCATTGCGAACGGCGACATGGAGGCCTTCAAGGCCATCGACGTCTATTCGAGTG GTCTGATTTGTGTGTACTCTAATCAGCAATCGTTTGAGACGCTCAAAGACAACTTGGAGCGCACTTTGCTCTGCAATCTCGAGCTGGAGGATAAGTTTGAGAATCTACCGATTGTGTTGGTCTATCAGCCGCAGGATCTCAAGGAGAACGAAGTCGAGTATTTGCGCAGCGAGGGAATGCGTCTATCGGAAATGTTGCACTGCGATTTCATTGATCATACGCAAAATCATCAGAAATACGTCTACGATATACTCAACATTGTCATTCTATCGCTCAAATTGAGCGAAATGAAAAGCTACGAGCCATATCCATCGTCCAATCACACCGATCTACGCATCTTGGTTTGCATCTACTGCGGCGATCAGTATGACATCGAGAACATTGTCCAGCCATTGTTGGCCGAGTCCAGTTTGGTCAAGGCCAACGAGCATTGCATCGTTGTTGATGTCTTTATTGGCGATGCGAAGCGACGCGTTGAGTTTATTTTGTCATCGTATCATGGCACCAATCAGTATCGCGATGAGCTCATCCACGGCTATATTTACATCTATTCGGCCAAACGACGCTCTTCGCTGGCCAATCTCAA CATTTTGGCAGCACAGAATGCCAACATTCCATTGCAAATTGTGGCGGTAACGGAGAGCGGCGGCGTTAATGCGTTCTTCAACAATGAGATTTGCCAGTTTCTCATCACCGAGGGCAATGCGTTGGCCGATCGCTTCAAGGGCAGCTTCATGACCTTCTCCGCCGATCAGTATGTGAAGTGTAAGTGCTCAGAGAATGCATTTTACTTTCTATTATACTAACTTTACTTTCCTTTTCAGTTGCCTTTTTATAATCCATTCCTGAAGACGGCCTGGGACAACAAATACGAGGTGGAGAATCTGCATGTGGAGGAGTCAATTACTTTAGATTCGGGCGAAGGCACGCTTGAGAATTCAGTTAATCAAATGCCACGTCCGCCACCGAGACACGAAAGCTATATGCTATCCAATACACTTGGTACAGATGGTTCCGGCAGTGAGAATTACGAAATGCTTCCTACAAGATCTCTCAACTCATTAAATG aaGAAAGAGATATATCTTTAGATGAAATCTATGatgacaacaacgaaaaaccCAAGCACCTGCATCAAA CGGATGTCAGCGGGTCGAAGGATTCATTGGCCACCCATGATGCAG AATGGCTCGAGGATAAGAACGATCCGCGTCGCAGCAACATGAACAAGAACTCGATATGGAATAATTTCAGCGGATCGACGCATGCTTATACCACAGGGAGGCGGCACATTGATTCCAATTTGAATAAGATACGGCCCAAGGGACCGAGCCAAACGCTTAAGGTGGGTGAAGCGCCCAGTCGAAACTGTGCCATGAGCTCCTCAACTTTCACGCTACCCACACAGCAACCGGGCAAGCTGAATATGAAGAACTTTCAGCTGGTCAGCGATGCCGTCGCCAAAATGAATTTcaccagcagcggcagcatggGTGAATCCTATTTGGGTGGCGTCGGCGGTGTCGGAAGCGATGgcattgttggtgttggtgttggcggCGATAAGGATGCCAAGCGTTACGATCACGCTCAACTCGATGGCGAGGACGAGGACTCCGAGGAGCTGGCCGAGTACGAACAAATCTACGAAAACGAAG ACTGTACCGAGTCGGATAGCTGCGCCAGCTCGACGGAGCGTCGGGTGCGACAACAGAACGCCTATTACAAGGCCAACAAGAAGGCTGCTACTACCaagaagaacaaaaagaagaaggtCGCCATTCCGGTGCAAACGCCACGCGTTCCTCCCTTTGGATCCTACGTCAGTCCCCCGGAGATACCGTCGCACTATCAGCGCATGgccgccgttgccgctgcAGGTGAGAAGA AAAAAGCTGAGGCTGTGCCCGACTTCATGAAGAGCGACAAATCGCCCGAG TATTCCATGGTGCCCGAGTTAACGGCAGCGGGTATTTTTGGTGCGGAGAATTCGCCGGAGTTCAATATGAATGCCAAATGCTTGAAGGACTTTGAGAAGCTGGAGAAGCGACGCATCAAGGAGGAGACAGCACGATTGCGCAAGCAACAGGAGCGTGAAAAGGAGCAGGAAAAGAAGCTGAAGCGTAAGCTCAAACAAAATGCCAAGGGTCTGACCGAGACAACCGAGGCACAATTTGGCAAACTGATGATCACATCCGACAAGGACGAGATTCCCATTTTCCTCATCAAGTGCGTGGAGTTCATTGAGAAGGAAGGTCTCGACTCTGAGGGCATTTATCGTGTCCCCGGCAGCAGAGCTCACGTCGACATGCTCTTCCAGCGCTTTGAAGAGG ATACCAACACGGTGATTGATGTGCTCGATATTCCAGTGAATGCTGTGGCCACGGCGCTCAAAGATTTCTTCTCGAAACGTTTGCCGCCGCTGTTCAGCAAGGACATCATCAAGGAGCTCGAAGAGATTGCGG GCTCTCGTGGCGTCGGCTCGTCCAAGCTGAATGTTGAGGTTAAAACCGATCGCAGCTGCCGTTTAATAGCTTTAAAGTCCTTGCTGCAAAAATTACCAACCATCAACTTTGCCATACTCAAATACATATTCCAGCACTTTGTGCA TGTCTCGGATAACTCAAAGCTGAACAGCATGGACAGCAAGAATCTGGCCATTTGCTGGTGGCCCACCTTGATACCCATCGATTTTACCGACATGGGACACTTTGAGCAGCTGCGGCCCTATCTCGAGGACATTGTCCAGACGATGATTGATCAATTCCCGTATCTCTTTTGCGGCAAGGATGCCTTTGTCATGGTCTAG
- the LOC133848965 gene encoding probable ATP-dependent RNA helicase DDX10 gives MQKQKPKGAGKPGPRPAKRDNHKTGGKPQHQFKQKRSKEFAISKLAATDAEIAELRAKYADIDAGSIKTFSDFPFSQKTKRALTESKYTVPTEVQRQSIGPALQGKDVLGAAITGSGKTLAFLLPVLEHLYMQKWSRTDGVGAIIISPTRELAYQIFETLKKVGKHHDFSAGLIIGGKNLKFERTRMDQCNILICTPGRLLQHMDENPLFNTTTMEMLVLDEADRCLDMGFAKCLNSILENFPPERQTLLFSATQTNSLADLARLNLKEPVYVGYEQASKQTTSKALLALPELLQQSYVVLPLEEKITMLWSFIKNHLKQKIIVFVASCKQAKYLYEIFCKLRPGVGLLALYGTLHQDRRIAIYEDFLRKSHVVMFATDVASRGLDFPAVNWVLQLDCPEDVAQYIHRAGRSARNKTRGECLLVLTPNEEKHMIDALQEQLNLSIRNVQIDPKKLFSPRVKIEAFLAQFPELRASAQRAFLSYLKSVFLMRNKRLFNVASLNLDAYAQSLGLAVTPRVPFIRHHWLQKQKEQLQQQGEKKDEEENEDVEVEQQKQQQLTNFASDSEESGDEDDDFIKIKRRDHDVEGAPVDLAALDAVRRATGDEDEEETPLVVPKREAKLVTKAALAKKALKKQLQVNSKLKFDDEGETLADERNQMKALATNKSQQDDDGGINLMLSKALLNEEDQYDKQRFRELVKKRHKLQREKLRKKVEEQKSDGEDENEEEQDEMAVDSESENSVDLSWLPDPDKIYNKKPGSGVEKQQSADEQDDVEDDDNDDDNDSDSDDDNDEPAFKKSRITQRLTLLDTEAIAANLLAS, from the exons atgcaaaagcaaaaacctaAAGGTGCTGGCAAGCCAGGACCACGTCCAGCCAAACGCGACAATCACAAAACCGGAGGAAAACCACAGCATCAATTCAAGCAGAAGCGCTCCAAAGAATTTGCCATCTCGAAATTGGCAGCAACAGATGCAGAAATTGCCGAATTACGTGCAAAATACGCTGACATCGATGCTGGCAGCATTAAAACCTTTTCAGATTTTCCATTCTCACAAAAGACCAAACGAGCGCTCACCGAATCCAAATACACAGTGCCCACGGAAGTGCAACGTCAAAGTATTGGACCCGCTTTGCAAGGCAAAGATGTGCTTGGGGCTGCAATAACGGGCAGCGGCAAAACGTTGGCTTTCCTCTTGCCG GTGCTGGAGCATTTGTATATGCAGAAATGGTCCCGAACCGACGGCGTTGGTGCCATCATCATTTCACCCACACGTGAGCTGGCGTATCAGATCTTTGAGACACTGAAAAAGGTGGGCAAGCATCATGACTTCTCCGCCGGCCTTATAATTGGTGGCAAAAACTTGAAATTCGAACGCACACGCATGGATCAATGCAACATCTTGATTTGCACACCCGGCCGATTGCTGCAGCACATGGACGAGAATCCGCTGTTCAATACCACAACCATGGAGATGCTGGTGCTCGACGAAGCCGATCGTTGTCTGGACATGGGATTTGCGAAGTGTCTCAACTCTATACTGGAGAACTTTCCGCCCGAGCGCCAAACGCTGCTGTTCTCAGCTACACAAACGAATTCACTCGCTGACCTGGCCCGCCTGAATCTTAAGGAGCCCGTCTATGTGGGCTACGAGCAGGCATCCAAGCAGACCACATCGAAAGCGCTCCTTGCGCTGCcggagctgctgcagcagagcTATGTGGTGTTGCCGCTGGAGGAGAAGATCACCATGTTGTGGTCGTTCATCAAGAATCATCTGAAGCAAAAGATCATTGTGTTCGTTGCCAGCTGCAAACAGGCCAAATATCTCTACGAGATCTTTTGCAAACTGCGTCCGGGTGTTGGTCTCCTGGCGCTCTACGGCACTCTGCATCAGGATCGTCGCATTGCCATCTACGAGGATTTCTTGCGCAAAAGTCATGTCGTGATGTTTGCCACCGATGTGGCATCGCGTGGTCTGGACTTTCCTGCTGTCAATTGGGTGCTGCAACTCGATTGTCCCGAGGATGTGGCACAGTACATTCATCGAGCCGGACGCTCGGCACGCAACAAAACGCGCGGCGAGTGTTTGCTGGTGCTGACGCCCAACGAGGAGAAGCATATGATCGATGCCCTGCAAGAGCAGTTGAATCTGAGCATACGCAACGTACAGATCGATCCCAAGAAGCTGTTCTCGCCACGGGTCAAGATCGAGGCATTCTTGGCACAGTTCCCAGAGTTGCGTGCCTCGGCGCAACGTGCGTTCCTCTCCTATCTAAAGTCTGTGTTCCTGATGCGCAACAAGCGGCTGTTCAATGTTGCCAGCTTGAATCTGGATGCGTATGCGCAATCCTTGGGTTTGGCGGTGACGCCGCGTGTGCCCTTCATACGTCACCACTGGCTGCAGAAGCAGaaggagcaactgcagcagcagggAGAGAAGAAGGACGAAGAAGAAAACGAGGACGTCGAAGtggagcagcagaagcaacagcagctcacAAACTTTGCCTCCGACAGTGAAGAGAGTGGCGACGAGGACGATGACTTCATCAAGATCAAGCGACGCGATCACGACGTCGAAGGTGCTCCTGTGGACTTGGCTGCCTTGGACGCCGTTCGGAGAGCAACTGGagatgaggatgaggaggagacGCCGCTGGTGGTGCCCAAACGTGAAGCGAAACTGGTGACAAAGGCAGCGCTGGCAAAGAAGGCGCTGAAAAAGCAATTGCAAGTAAACTCCAAGCTGAAGTTCGACGACGAAGGCGAAACGCTGGCAGATGAACGCAATCAAATGAAGGCGCTGGCCACGAACAAGAGTCAGCAGGATGACGATGGCGGCATCAATTTGATGCTGTCCAAGGCGCTGCTCAATGAGGAGGATCAGTATGATAAACAACGATTCCGCGAGCTCGTGAAAAAGCGTCACAAACTGCAGCGCGAGAAGTTGCGCAAAAAGGTCGAGGAGCAGAAGAGTGACGGCGAAGATGAGAATGAGGAGGAACAGGATGAGATGGCTGTGgacagcgagagcgagaaTTCTGTGGATCTCAGCTGGTTGCCCGATCCCGATAAGATCTACAACAAGAAACCTGGCAGCGGCGTTGAGAAGCAACAGTCAGCTGATGAGCAGGATGATGTGGAGGATGACGATAACGATGATGACAACGATAGCGATAGCGATGACGATAACGATGAGCCAGCGTTTAAGAAATCACGTATCACGCAACGATTAACGTTACTCGATACGGAAGCCATTGCAGCCAATTTGTTGGCCAGCTAA